The following coding sequences are from one Hydra vulgaris chromosome 04, alternate assembly HydraT2T_AEP window:
- the LOC136079443 gene encoding uncharacterized protein LOC136079443, which translates to MTYEDRLQRLGLTTLEERRKRAELIEQFKITRKLELVSFVVPQKISKSKDKYILRGHNHKLINRTSDGKKLRGAEGFARSTIYNNLKRLETVQSFSDRKHPGRPTSWTREKKAELKRLVNNRKGVSQRKISIKFGVNQSTIGRQLKKMNIRYRKREKTPKYIIEQQIKAKKRSRKLVNQLYNTKSLLVIDDEKYFCFAGDSMSGNSGYYTNNKKACPESIAISDRGMSEPLFRTSKAVAMNSSIYINECLEKRLLPFIHKYHGDFNYLFWPDLASSHYSKDSLNWMDQYVYYVNKESNPPNVPQARPIENFWGHLAQKIYEGDWQASTEQVLIDRIKLKLQEIDLNFLQSHKKGVRAKLRSIAGGGVFSYKK; encoded by the exons ATGACCTATGAAGATCGACTCCAACGGCTCGGTTTAACAACTCTTGAAGAACGCCGCAAAAGAGCAGAACTTATCGAGCAATTCAAAATCACTCGTAAACTCGAGCTTGTTAGTTTTGTTGTCCcgcaaaaaatttcaaaaagtaaagataagTATATTCTAAGAGGCCATAACCATAAACTAATAAATAGAACGTCAGATGGTAAAAAACTGCGAGGAGcg gaAGGATTTGCTCGAAGTACAATATACAATAACCTAAAAAGACTTGAAACTGTTCAATCGTTTTCTGATAGAAAGCACCCTGGTCGTCCGACATCCTGGACTAGAGAAAAGAAAGCCGAATTAAAGAGACTTGTCAACAATCGAAAAGGGGTCAGTCAGagaaaaataagtattaaatttgGTGTAAATCAATCGACAATTGGTcgtcagttaaaaaaaatgaatattaggTATAGAAAACGTGAAAAGACTCCAAAATACATTATAGAACAACAAATAAAGGCAAAGAAAAGAAGCAGGAAACTAGTTAACCAACTCTATAACACAAAATCGCTTCTTGTCATCGATGacgaaaaatacttttgttttgcaGGGGACAGCATGTCTGGAAATTCTGGATACTACACAAACAACAAAAAGGCTTGCCCAGAAAGT atAGCCATATCTGACCGTGGTATGTCCGAGCCATTATTTCGCACCTCCAAAGCTGTAGCGATGAATTCATCaatctatattaatgaatgttTAGAAAAACGACTTCTTCCATTTATTCACAAGTATCATGGAGactttaactatttattttggcCAGATTTAGCAAGTTCTCATTATTCTAAAGATTCTCTAAATTGGATGGACCAATATGTCTATTACGTTAATAAAGAATCCAATCCCCCAAATGTGCCTCAAGCACGaccaattgaaaatttttgggGACATTTGGCACAGAAGATTTACGAGGGAGATTGGCAAGCTTCAACAGAGCAAGTTTTGATTGATCGCATTAAACTAAAACTACAAGAAattgatttaaactttttacagtCGCATAAGAAAGGCGTCAGAGCAAAATTGAGATCAATTGCAGGTGGTGgtgttttttcatataaaaagtaa